The Pyramidobacter piscolens W5455 genome window below encodes:
- a CDS encoding trans-sulfuration enzyme family protein, whose product MERKLSVNTLAVHAGARRDDAFGAINTPVYMTSNYRIPTDGTPVDWSGINSNIYQRNRNVNQMVLQDRLCALAGAEDGAVFASGVAALMSVFTTFLNSGDHAVVSEVCYSATNLQFREFLPKKYGIQVTFVDITDAEAVRRAVRPNTKLIHAETPGNPTTGIADLDALARIAHEAGALLSVDATFAGPICLRPLEHGADLEIHSMTKYINGHGDSLGGCVLGRRELLTKIKEEAMVNYGGILSPFNAWLVARGLATAPLRMAQHCRAAQAVAEFLERSPAVRFIWYPGLASHPQHELAKRLMGGQYSGMISFDIKGDERVHQKFLDSLRLITHAVSLGDIESLIVYYDKNSDKLPHYPPVYREGFFRFSVGLEDPADLIADLQQALEASGALSA is encoded by the coding sequence TCTACATGACGTCCAACTACCGCATTCCCACCGACGGCACGCCCGTCGACTGGAGCGGCATCAACAGCAACATCTACCAGCGCAACCGCAACGTCAACCAGATGGTGCTGCAGGACCGGCTCTGCGCCCTCGCCGGCGCGGAGGACGGCGCAGTGTTCGCCAGCGGCGTGGCGGCGCTGATGAGCGTGTTCACCACGTTCCTCAACTCGGGCGACCACGCCGTCGTCTCCGAGGTCTGTTACAGCGCCACGAACCTGCAGTTCCGCGAATTTCTGCCGAAGAAGTACGGCATCCAGGTAACGTTCGTGGACATCACCGACGCGGAGGCGGTGCGCCGCGCCGTGCGCCCCAACACGAAGCTGATCCACGCCGAAACGCCCGGCAACCCGACCACGGGCATCGCCGATCTCGACGCGCTGGCGCGGATCGCCCACGAGGCGGGAGCGCTGCTCTCCGTCGACGCCACGTTCGCCGGGCCGATCTGCCTGCGCCCGCTCGAGCACGGGGCCGACCTCGAGATCCACAGCATGACCAAGTACATCAACGGCCACGGCGATTCGCTCGGCGGCTGCGTGCTGGGGCGCCGCGAGCTGCTGACGAAGATCAAGGAAGAGGCCATGGTCAACTACGGCGGCATCCTCAGCCCGTTCAACGCCTGGCTGGTGGCGCGCGGGCTGGCGACGGCGCCGCTGCGCATGGCTCAGCACTGCCGCGCCGCGCAGGCGGTGGCGGAATTCCTCGAACGGAGTCCGGCCGTGCGCTTCATCTGGTATCCGGGACTGGCGAGCCATCCTCAGCACGAACTGGCCAAGCGCCTCATGGGCGGCCAGTACTCGGGCATGATCTCGTTCGACATCAAGGGCGACGAGCGGGTCCATCAGAAATTTCTCGACAGCCTGCGCCTGATCACGCACGCCGTGTCGCTCGGTGACATCGAAAGCCTGATCGTCTACTACGACAAGAACAGCGACAAGCTGCCCCACTATCCGCCCGTCTACCGCGAGGGCTTCTTCCGCTTCAGCGTCGGGCTCGAAGACCCCGCCGACCTGATCGCCGACCTGCAGCAGGCCCTCGAGGCCAGCGGCGCGCTGTCGGCGTAG
- a CDS encoding YfcC family protein: MSEPTAQAAAKRKLHMPDTWLVVFAIVAVMAALSWVIPSGSFDYQKVDVNGTMRSVAVAGSYHAIPKAQTKPTGFIGLFASLYQGCYEAADIIFVILTCAATFGVMVKTGAFHAGIGKVMKKVGRREKLLIPILMVLFGLGGSVFGMLSEFYGFYPLIVGLGVAIGYDAMTGFAILALGEYVGFMAATLNPYSVAVAQSIAGVPLYSGVVYRAICFAVFMGLCIAYVMRYAAKVKRSPQSSVMYGEPCLHSFDRGELDQYRFTWRHGLILLDVLVTLAVLMIGLTQWGWGYKELCGLFIVMSAAAALISGWNPNRYCAEMLTGAKGVLWGCILTGLAKSIVVIMKDAQIMDTIINALANLLKNAPSAISAQLMFVVQTVINFLVPSASGQAAVTMPIMAPLADALGVSRQVACLAYQFGDGLSNILWPTCGIVVICGLADIRYDLWLKWFAKLFAMLFLAQMIMIEIAVLMGW; encoded by the coding sequence ATGAGCGAACCAACCGCCCAAGCGGCGGCAAAAAGGAAACTGCACATGCCCGACACCTGGCTGGTCGTCTTCGCCATCGTCGCGGTCATGGCCGCGCTGTCCTGGGTGATCCCGTCGGGCAGCTTCGACTACCAGAAGGTCGACGTCAACGGCACGATGCGCAGCGTCGCCGTCGCCGGATCGTACCACGCCATCCCCAAGGCGCAGACGAAGCCCACCGGCTTCATCGGCCTTTTCGCCTCGCTCTATCAGGGCTGCTACGAGGCCGCCGACATCATCTTCGTCATCCTCACCTGCGCAGCCACGTTCGGCGTCATGGTCAAGACCGGCGCGTTCCACGCCGGCATCGGCAAGGTCATGAAAAAGGTCGGCCGCCGCGAAAAGCTGCTCATCCCCATCCTCATGGTCCTCTTCGGCCTGGGCGGTTCGGTCTTCGGCATGCTCAGCGAGTTTTACGGCTTCTACCCGTTGATCGTCGGCCTCGGAGTCGCCATCGGCTACGACGCGATGACGGGATTTGCCATCCTCGCCCTCGGCGAGTACGTGGGCTTCATGGCCGCGACGCTCAACCCCTATTCGGTCGCCGTCGCCCAGTCCATCGCCGGCGTGCCGCTCTATTCCGGCGTCGTCTACCGCGCCATCTGCTTCGCCGTGTTCATGGGCCTCTGCATCGCCTACGTGATGCGCTACGCCGCGAAAGTGAAAAGATCGCCCCAGTCCTCGGTGATGTACGGCGAACCCTGCCTCCATTCCTTCGACCGCGGCGAGCTCGACCAATACCGGTTCACCTGGCGGCACGGGCTGATCCTGCTCGACGTGCTCGTCACGCTGGCCGTGCTGATGATCGGCCTGACGCAATGGGGCTGGGGCTACAAAGAGCTCTGCGGGCTGTTCATCGTCATGTCGGCCGCGGCGGCGCTGATTTCCGGCTGGAACCCCAACAGGTACTGCGCCGAAATGCTGACGGGGGCCAAAGGCGTGCTCTGGGGCTGCATCCTTACCGGTCTGGCCAAGAGCATCGTCGTGATCATGAAGGACGCCCAAATCATGGACACGATCATCAACGCGCTCGCCAATCTGCTCAAAAACGCGCCCTCGGCCATCTCCGCGCAGCTGATGTTCGTCGTGCAGACGGTCATCAATTTCCTCGTGCCCTCGGCCTCCGGCCAGGCGGCCGTGACCATGCCGATCATGGCACCCCTGGCCGACGCGCTCGGCGTCAGCCGTCAGGTGGCCTGCCTGGCCTATCAGTTCGGCGACGGGCTCTCCAACATCCTCTGGCCGACCTGCGGCATCGTCGTCATCTGCGGCCTCGCCGACATCCGTTACGACCTGTGGCTGAAATGGTTCGCCAAGCTCTTCGCCATGCTCTTTCTCGCGCAGATGATCATGATCGAGATCGCCGTGCTGATGGGCTGGTAA
- a CDS encoding DUF6176 family protein, with amino-acid sequence MKKKLDNKLYKFEIIKGREDVAEEWLRFLNDNRETGERLLKEEKAYLEAYFKAVENGVTYLYMFFSAEDVNFSNDKALNHGSDADKKHFEYMKACVDFSKGAVMDCLFYLNNVEDAVE; translated from the coding sequence ATGAAGAAAAAATTGGACAATAAGCTGTATAAATTTGAAATCATCAAAGGCCGGGAAGACGTCGCGGAAGAGTGGCTTCGTTTCCTGAACGACAACAGGGAGACGGGCGAACGGCTTCTGAAGGAGGAGAAAGCGTATTTGGAGGCTTATTTCAAGGCGGTCGAAAACGGCGTGACATATCTGTACATGTTTTTTTCCGCCGAAGACGTGAATTTCTCGAACGACAAAGCCCTGAACCACGGAAGCGACGCCGACAAAAAGCACTTCGAGTATATGAAGGCGTGCGTCGACTTCTCAAAGGGGGCGGTCATGGACTGCCTTTTTTATCTCAACAACGTCGAGGACGCCGTCGAGTGA